In one window of Cellulophaga sp. HaHa_2_95 DNA:
- a CDS encoding DUF4437 domain-containing protein yields MIKTILLALAIATTAYTSAQTPTTDPTKSVNEVVTADNVEWGWLNPLRGDKSPAAGKLWGDRTKNEPAGFLVKFNKGFSSPPHIHNITYRGVVIQGLLHNDDENAEKQWLPAGSYWQQPAGEAHITAADDNENMAFLDIQEGPYLVQPTSEAFDNGERPINVDKTNMVWLNANDIEWISAKSNVETAFLWGSHEENQLRVTLLKLPAGFSGSIKNLSPNFRAVVISGGISHQFSKKEDKKELNAPSYFGAEENETSIISAEKETVLYIRSNSSFEIK; encoded by the coding sequence ATGATAAAAACGATATTACTTGCATTAGCAATAGCAACAACGGCATATACAAGTGCACAAACACCAACAACGGATCCTACCAAATCTGTAAATGAGGTTGTAACGGCAGACAATGTAGAATGGGGTTGGTTAAATCCGTTACGTGGAGACAAAAGTCCGGCTGCCGGAAAACTTTGGGGAGATCGTACAAAAAATGAACCTGCAGGATTTTTAGTGAAATTTAATAAAGGGTTTTCTTCGCCTCCACATATTCATAACATTACGTATCGTGGAGTGGTGATTCAAGGTTTATTGCATAATGATGATGAAAATGCTGAAAAACAATGGTTGCCAGCAGGTTCTTATTGGCAGCAACCAGCAGGAGAAGCCCACATTACCGCTGCTGACGATAACGAGAACATGGCATTTTTAGATATTCAAGAAGGTCCATATTTAGTACAACCAACATCTGAAGCCTTTGATAATGGGGAAAGACCAATTAATGTAGACAAAACCAATATGGTTTGGCTAAATGCTAACGATATTGAATGGATTTCTGCAAAAAGTAATGTTGAAACTGCCTTTTTATGGGGAAGCCACGAGGAAAATCAATTGCGTGTTACACTTTTAAAATTACCAGCCGGTTTTAGCGGAAGCATTAAAAACCTGAGTCCAAATTTTAGAGCTGTCGTTATTTCTGGAGGAATTTCACACCAGTTTTCTAAAAAAGAAGATAAAAAGGAATTAAACGCACCATCTTATTTTGGAGCAGAAGAAAATGAAACTTCAATTATATCAGCTGAAAAGGAAACAGTACTATACATAAGAAGTAACAGTAGTTTTGAGATAAAATAA
- the nfsB gene encoding oxygen-insensitive NAD(P)H nitroreductase: MNLHETLNWRYTTKEYDTTKKISDADMAEVKNLLRMSPSSVNLQPWHFIVAETTEGKARIAKGTQGFFSFNEPKVTNASAVVLFCSKIDADDAYYQHIADTEDKNGRFPNQDIKNGFLGAVRAFTGIHKYDLKDLQHWMEKQVYLNIGNFLLGVASLGIDATPMEGIDVKALDEEFSLREKGYTSLVAVSLGYRAESDFNSTEKTPKSRLPESEIFTVI, encoded by the coding sequence ATGAATTTACACGAAACATTAAACTGGAGATATACAACTAAGGAATACGACACCACCAAGAAAATTTCTGATGCAGATATGGCAGAAGTCAAAAACTTGTTAAGAATGAGTCCTTCAAGTGTAAACCTACAACCTTGGCATTTTATAGTTGCCGAAACTACAGAAGGTAAAGCACGCATTGCTAAGGGGACTCAAGGTTTTTTTAGTTTTAACGAGCCAAAAGTAACTAATGCTTCAGCTGTTGTTTTATTTTGTTCAAAAATTGATGCAGATGATGCCTACTACCAGCATATTGCAGATACAGAAGATAAAAATGGAAGATTCCCTAACCAAGATATTAAAAACGGATTTTTAGGTGCTGTAAGAGCTTTTACAGGTATTCATAAATACGATTTAAAAGACTTACAACACTGGATGGAAAAGCAAGTATATCTTAATATTGGGAATTTTTTACTGGGAGTTGCAAGTTTAGGAATTGATGCTACACCAATGGAAGGTATTGATGTAAAAGCTTTGGATGAAGAATTTAGTTTAAGAGAAAAAGGATATACTTCTTTAGTAGCTGTTTCTTTAGGATATAGAGCTGAATCTGATTTTAATTCAACTGAAAAAACACCAAAATCTAGATTACCAGAAAGTGAAATTTTCACGGTAATATAA
- a CDS encoding cupin domain-containing protein, with protein MNFKSILAALAVTAFFASNTANAQVNSIDSVATSKVQHFNFDEMESETIGEGIQRKWFHGEKGQMTIFNLEKDAHIPWHKHPNEQITYIMSGKVKIKTIIDGKEEFVIVSGGEVIVFPENIPHEFWALEKKVDLDVHVPVRQDWLSKELPDYLKKTEKEN; from the coding sequence ATGAATTTCAAATCAATTTTAGCAGCTTTAGCTGTAACTGCATTTTTCGCTAGTAATACAGCAAATGCACAGGTAAATTCAATAGATTCTGTAGCCACGTCAAAAGTGCAACATTTCAATTTTGATGAAATGGAATCGGAAACTATTGGCGAAGGTATACAGCGTAAATGGTTTCACGGTGAAAAAGGACAAATGACCATTTTTAATCTAGAAAAAGATGCACATATTCCTTGGCACAAGCATCCAAATGAGCAGATTACCTATATCATGTCCGGTAAGGTTAAAATCAAAACGATTATAGACGGAAAAGAGGAGTTTGTTATCGTTTCTGGAGGAGAGGTAATTGTGTTTCCAGAGAACATTCCCCATGAGTTTTGGGCTTTAGAAAAAAAGGTAGATTTAGATGTACACGTTCCTGTACGCCAAGATTGGTTAAGCAAAGAATTACCAGATTATTTAAAAAAGACAGAAAAAGAAAATTAG
- a CDS encoding FAD-dependent oxidoreductase, producing the protein MIDPKYPELTDLQVEKLKTYGEIEFYKEPTVVLDFGDQHYDFFIVLTGGIRIIDPDKKDDSLTIHRRHQFSGSSSILSHRTVGVCGETLENTQLIRISPEKLKSAIAKFSDISDVLLNTFLLREDALKNNVQGIKLIGSEHSNETYAIRDFMDKNDIWYNFIDSDKEDGLVQMLETFNLKESDLPVLINSQNKISIRPSIDEIGMCTGVRLELDDEIYDVLVVGAGPAGLAASVYASSEGLNVLTIDSNSPGGQAGKSSKIENYLGFPTGISGRDLANNGYIQAQKFGCTISVPHRVEGIERKEGYYEINSNNTSTLKAKTVIAATGAAYRRLPLEGIEKFEGSGIYYSATSMHANMCKNSEIGIVGGGNSAGQAALFLASYAHKVYIIIRNEDIGAKMSDYLVQRIIACENIEVLTNSNVVKVDGDTYLEKVDIKQKDTLVPNEISYLFTFVGAKPCTEWLDNIIDTDAKGFVHTGLTICDNALNSESEFSQRKPYTFETSLPGLFAVGDVRSGSVKRVASAVGEGSIVVSDIHKFLAQDKFTTTTN; encoded by the coding sequence ATGATTGATCCTAAATATCCAGAACTTACCGATCTGCAAGTAGAGAAGCTTAAAACCTACGGTGAAATCGAATTTTATAAAGAGCCTACCGTGGTGTTGGATTTTGGTGATCAACACTACGATTTTTTCATAGTGCTTACTGGTGGAATAAGAATTATTGATCCTGATAAAAAAGATGATAGCCTTACCATACATAGAAGGCATCAATTTTCCGGTTCAAGTAGTATTCTCTCTCATAGAACGGTTGGTGTATGTGGCGAAACTTTAGAAAATACACAACTAATACGAATCAGTCCCGAAAAGCTAAAAAGCGCCATTGCCAAATTCAGTGATATTAGCGATGTACTCCTAAATACCTTTTTATTGCGGGAAGATGCATTAAAAAACAACGTTCAAGGTATAAAACTAATAGGTTCTGAACATTCTAATGAAACGTATGCTATCCGTGATTTTATGGATAAGAATGATATCTGGTACAATTTTATAGATTCTGATAAGGAGGACGGATTGGTACAGATGTTAGAAACTTTCAACTTAAAGGAATCAGATTTACCGGTATTGATCAATAGTCAGAATAAGATTTCTATTCGCCCATCGATTGATGAAATTGGAATGTGTACGGGAGTTAGGTTAGAATTAGATGATGAAATCTATGATGTTTTGGTCGTAGGCGCTGGTCCTGCCGGTTTGGCTGCTAGCGTATACGCGTCTTCAGAAGGGTTGAATGTATTGACCATTGATAGTAATTCTCCTGGTGGACAAGCTGGTAAGAGCTCTAAGATTGAAAATTACCTGGGATTTCCTACAGGTATTTCAGGTAGGGATTTAGCCAACAACGGCTACATTCAAGCTCAAAAATTTGGCTGTACTATTTCCGTTCCGCATAGAGTGGAAGGCATTGAACGTAAAGAAGGTTACTATGAAATCAACTCTAACAACACTTCTACTTTAAAAGCCAAAACGGTAATTGCTGCAACCGGCGCTGCATATAGAAGACTCCCTTTAGAGGGAATTGAAAAATTTGAAGGCTCTGGTATTTACTATAGTGCCACATCTATGCATGCCAATATGTGTAAGAATAGTGAAATCGGTATTGTTGGCGGTGGTAATTCTGCAGGACAAGCGGCATTATTTTTAGCTAGTTACGCACATAAAGTCTATATAATTATTAGAAATGAAGATATAGGTGCTAAAATGAGCGACTATTTGGTTCAGCGAATTATTGCTTGTGAAAACATTGAAGTATTGACCAATAGCAACGTGGTCAAAGTAGATGGTGACACCTATTTAGAAAAAGTTGACATCAAGCAAAAAGACACTCTTGTACCTAATGAAATTAGCTATCTTTTTACTTTCGTTGGTGCAAAACCATGTACAGAATGGCTTGATAATATCATTGATACTGATGCAAAAGGTTTTGTACATACAGGTCTTACCATTTGCGATAATGCTCTGAATAGTGAATCGGAATTTAGCCAGAGAAAGCCGTATACCTTTGAAACCAGTTTACCGGGACTCTTTGCCGTTGGTGATGTACGCTCGGGTTCTGTAAAGCGCGTAGCATCTGCCGTTGGAGAAGGCTCTATTGTTGTAAGCGATATTCATAAGTTTCTGGCGCAAGATAAATTTACTACTACCACCAATTAA
- a CDS encoding enoyl-CoA hydratase/isomerase family protein — protein MDYKNFQTFTAKQTGGILTIDINFGPVNVQGQEMLADLSSLCLRLERDRSVKVVVFESSNPDYWVCHYDTNLLRDMSIEAVPRNEVQLLDLQAVLERLSNVPQATIAKIEGFARGGGHEMALALDMRFAARGKAKFMQMEVGMGILPCGGGASRMARQTGLGKALEIILGARDWDADEAEKFGTINKALEADEIGAYVDALAQRISQFPADSIAASKRAVYASIDLPIKEALKEEAYQLFQATSKTPAIKRFAYADDNGAQFDHNNQKNWEQMVMDIQEVN, from the coding sequence ATGGACTACAAGAATTTTCAAACATTTACGGCAAAACAAACAGGAGGAATTTTAACAATTGATATCAACTTCGGACCAGTAAACGTACAAGGGCAAGAAATGCTAGCAGATTTAAGCAGCCTTTGTTTACGGTTAGAAAGAGATAGAAGTGTAAAAGTGGTAGTTTTTGAATCTTCTAATCCCGATTATTGGGTATGTCATTATGATACCAACTTGCTTAGAGATATGTCTATAGAAGCAGTTCCAAGAAACGAAGTACAATTATTGGACTTACAAGCTGTATTAGAACGCTTAAGCAACGTACCACAAGCAACTATTGCGAAAATTGAAGGTTTTGCAAGAGGAGGCGGACACGAAATGGCGTTGGCGTTAGATATGCGTTTTGCAGCTAGAGGAAAGGCTAAGTTCATGCAGATGGAAGTTGGCATGGGAATTTTACCATGTGGAGGTGGAGCGTCTCGTATGGCTAGACAAACAGGATTAGGAAAAGCACTAGAAATTATTCTAGGTGCAAGAGATTGGGATGCCGATGAAGCTGAAAAATTCGGGACTATAAACAAAGCATTAGAGGCAGATGAAATTGGAGCTTATGTAGATGCCTTAGCACAACGTATATCTCAATTTCCAGCAGATTCTATTGCCGCTAGTAAACGTGCAGTATATGCATCTATAGATTTACCAATAAAAGAAGCTTTAAAAGAAGAAGCATACCAATTATTTCAAGCAACAAGTAAAACTCCGGCTATAAAACGTTTTGCCTATGCAGATGATAACGGAGCACAGTTTGACCATAACAACCAAAAGAATTGGGAACAAATGGTTATGGATATTCAAGAAGTAAATTAA
- a CDS encoding AraC family transcriptional regulator: MARTIIENIVIAKYEEQTFFEFCKYTTIRFFEIVYFEKGTGTIKINGKTVPYAANSVFVFIPDDIYIVNPDSATTTVAIKFLKSFFRNTSAQNEILPVNNWFRKIEEILNSESHQLREMQFETESDRSHLVSLINMVATEYMREQTFDIFIIQNSVSVILHLIARNIQFINTADTVKEVKSSKIQQIINFIHANIYNSELLTTKSLAEEFHMADNYMSEYFKKHTDVSLKKYIINYKLKLVETRLKYTDLQFSEIAMELGFTDSSHLNKTFQSYKGMTIGAFKASISA, encoded by the coding sequence ATGGCGCGTACTATCATTGAAAATATTGTAATTGCGAAATATGAAGAACAAACTTTTTTCGAGTTTTGTAAATACACGACCATTCGTTTTTTCGAAATTGTATATTTTGAAAAGGGAACAGGAACTATAAAAATCAATGGTAAAACCGTACCCTACGCTGCAAATAGTGTTTTTGTTTTTATACCTGATGATATTTATATCGTTAACCCTGATTCCGCCACGACTACTGTGGCTATAAAATTCTTAAAAAGCTTCTTTAGAAATACATCGGCTCAGAACGAAATACTGCCCGTTAACAATTGGTTTCGAAAAATTGAAGAAATATTAAATAGCGAAAGTCACCAGCTTCGTGAAATGCAGTTTGAAACCGAATCAGATAGGTCGCACTTGGTATCTTTGATTAATATGGTTGCCACTGAATATATGAGAGAGCAGACTTTTGATATTTTTATCATTCAAAACTCTGTGTCGGTTATTCTACATCTTATTGCGAGAAATATTCAGTTTATCAATACTGCCGATACTGTAAAGGAGGTTAAATCATCTAAGATTCAGCAAATTATAAATTTTATTCACGCTAATATTTATAATTCCGAATTACTAACTACCAAAAGTCTCGCAGAGGAGTTTCATATGGCAGATAATTATATGAGTGAGTACTTTAAAAAGCATACCGATGTCTCTTTAAAGAAATACATTATCAACTATAAATTAAAGCTTGTAGAAACCCGATTAAAATATACCGACTTACAGTTCTCAGAAATTGCGATGGAATTGGGCTTTACAGATTCAAGTCACTTAAATAAGACTTTCCAGAGTTATAAGGGAATGACGATTGGGGCATTTAAGGCAAGTATATCGGCATAA
- a CDS encoding NAD-dependent succinate-semialdehyde dehydrogenase produces MSSITIINPATDEEVATYDRITQKESKDKIAVANRTFSRWKGTTFEERSNLMHKLAEFLEEHKEEYAQLATREMGKIIGQSRKEIEKCIWICKYYANHTKELLADELVTTEAKKSYVTFQPIGVILAVMPWNFPFYQVVRFAVPALMAGNVGVLKHASNVQGCAFALEDAFLKSGFPEGCFTNLNLSSEHIKEVIADKNIVAVTLTGSDPAGRSVASIAGQNLKKTVMELGGSDAYIILDDADLEKAVELATFGRLQNNGQTCIAAKRFIVLEEIYDNFLVAFKKKMKAAKMGAPTDEDTYYGPMARRDLRDELHEQVQKTITQGGRLVLGGEIPGGKGAYYPATILADLKPGMEGFDNELFGPVASVIKAKNDDEAIALANNSQFGLGSGVFTSNLERGEQIALQLEAGSSFVNKLVVSDPRLPFGGVKNSGYGRELSGYGIREFVNTKSVWIA; encoded by the coding sequence ATGTCAAGTATCACAATAATTAATCCAGCTACCGATGAAGAAGTGGCTACTTATGATAGAATAACTCAAAAAGAATCAAAAGATAAAATTGCTGTAGCCAACCGAACTTTTAGCCGTTGGAAGGGTACCACCTTTGAAGAACGATCTAATTTGATGCATAAATTAGCAGAGTTTTTAGAGGAGCACAAGGAAGAATATGCACAGCTAGCAACCAGAGAAATGGGTAAGATAATTGGCCAGTCTAGAAAGGAAATTGAAAAATGCATTTGGATTTGTAAGTATTACGCCAATCATACTAAAGAATTATTGGCGGATGAATTAGTAACTACAGAAGCTAAAAAAAGCTACGTTACTTTTCAACCAATTGGTGTAATCTTAGCGGTAATGCCTTGGAATTTTCCATTTTATCAGGTGGTTAGATTTGCTGTTCCTGCTTTAATGGCTGGTAACGTAGGGGTTCTCAAGCATGCTTCTAATGTTCAAGGTTGTGCTTTTGCGTTAGAAGATGCTTTTTTAAAATCAGGTTTTCCTGAAGGATGTTTTACTAATTTGAATTTAAGTTCTGAACATATAAAAGAGGTTATAGCAGATAAAAATATAGTTGCAGTAACGTTAACGGGTAGTGATCCTGCTGGGCGTTCTGTAGCCTCAATTGCCGGTCAAAATTTGAAGAAAACAGTCATGGAATTAGGCGGCAGCGATGCTTATATAATTTTAGATGATGCAGATTTAGAAAAAGCGGTAGAATTAGCCACTTTTGGTCGTCTACAAAACAATGGGCAAACCTGTATTGCGGCAAAGCGCTTTATCGTGTTAGAAGAGATATATGACAATTTTTTAGTTGCTTTTAAGAAGAAAATGAAAGCCGCAAAAATGGGGGCTCCTACAGATGAAGACACCTATTATGGACCTATGGCACGTAGAGATTTGAGAGATGAATTACATGAACAGGTGCAAAAAACAATTACCCAGGGTGGCCGATTAGTGCTTGGAGGTGAAATTCCTGGAGGTAAAGGTGCTTATTACCCTGCTACCATTTTGGCAGATTTAAAACCAGGTATGGAAGGTTTTGATAACGAGTTATTTGGTCCTGTTGCTTCTGTGATTAAAGCAAAAAATGATGATGAAGCTATAGCCTTGGCGAATAATTCTCAATTTGGCCTAGGTTCGGGAGTATTCACGAGTAACTTAGAGCGAGGGGAACAAATTGCCTTACAATTAGAAGCGGGTAGTAGTTTCGTAAATAAGCTAGTAGTTTCTGATCCCAGATTACCTTTTGGAGGCGTTAAAAATAGCGGTTACGGAAGAGAGCTCTCCGGATATGGAATTAGAGAATTTGTAAATACAAAAAGTGTATGGATAGCGTAA
- a CDS encoding zinc-dependent alcohol dehydrogenase family protein translates to MKAMLLNEYGENANFEVSEIAKPTIKENHVLVKIAASSVNTIDMMIKNMGADLPLSPATPALLGMDFSGVIEAVGEGVTGYKVGDEVFGCAGGLADLPGTLTEYIVADSSLIGYKPKGLTMRETAALPLVAITAYEGLTRAGVKAGQKVLVHGGSGGVGHLAVQLAKYFGADVFATGTGDKQKAIVEKFGATFIDFKTEKVADYTAKYTDGGFDVVFDTVGGPNLTNSMEAVALNGHISTTVSLLEIDLTPLHFKGASLHVVFMLIPMLHNFKRENHGSILEKLAEISNEGHLTPIVDENQFSLEQVGDAYAHLASGTAIGKVVVEN, encoded by the coding sequence ATGAAAGCAATGTTACTAAATGAATACGGAGAAAACGCAAATTTTGAAGTTTCGGAAATAGCGAAACCAACAATAAAAGAAAATCACGTATTGGTGAAAATAGCGGCATCTAGTGTCAATACTATTGATATGATGATTAAAAATATGGGGGCAGATTTACCATTGTCTCCTGCTACTCCAGCTTTATTAGGTATGGATTTTTCCGGAGTAATTGAAGCTGTTGGAGAAGGTGTAACAGGATATAAAGTAGGCGATGAAGTATTCGGTTGTGCTGGTGGATTAGCAGATTTACCTGGTACATTAACAGAATACATTGTTGCCGATAGTAGTTTAATTGGTTACAAACCAAAAGGCTTGACTATGCGCGAAACTGCAGCTTTACCTTTAGTTGCAATTACAGCTTATGAAGGGTTGACAAGAGCAGGAGTAAAAGCAGGTCAGAAAGTATTGGTACACGGTGGTTCTGGTGGTGTTGGTCATTTAGCGGTTCAATTGGCAAAATATTTTGGTGCAGACGTTTTTGCTACTGGTACAGGTGACAAACAAAAAGCTATTGTTGAAAAATTCGGGGCAACCTTCATCGATTTTAAAACTGAAAAGGTAGCAGATTATACCGCAAAATATACCGATGGTGGTTTTGATGTTGTTTTTGATACTGTTGGTGGTCCAAATCTGACAAACTCTATGGAAGCAGTTGCCCTAAACGGTCATATTTCCACAACGGTTTCCTTGTTGGAAATCGATTTAACTCCGTTGCACTTTAAAGGAGCATCATTACACGTGGTCTTTATGTTGATTCCGATGTTACATAATTTCAAAAGAGAAAATCACGGTAGTATTTTAGAAAAATTAGCTGAAATTTCTAACGAAGGTCATTTAACTCCGATTGTTGATGAAAATCAATTTTCATTAGAGCAAGTTGGTGATGCTTATGCGCACTTAGCTAGTGGTACAGCCATTGGTAAAGTTGTGGTTGAAAACTAG
- a CDS encoding 2OG-Fe(II) oxygenase yields MSQFWNSNRELLEDAWSEWEIENKDGLLVPDETLLDPKLRKAINDAWENPEKENAVADLWEEIIPGVYSAQFFDLERLADFRKYLEATVNSEIPRRAPYGIQLNRYGVMLDPRSEGHLAAPNFQAFYNEIMDRYMRPIARLLLGTYGYDNQTFGFSIQYNPDKDKDLHAHTDASAATLNININVLEEKFTGSQVDFHDRSTGKVVQTIFEPGKAIIHTGKVPHATHPITSGQRSNLVVWLYGDRMQIPRGSASSYGSVDNSTSKVVVAENITARERWSLPEGPKDTFAPF; encoded by the coding sequence GTGTCACAATTTTGGAATAGTAACCGAGAGTTGCTTGAAGATGCTTGGAGCGAATGGGAAATTGAAAACAAAGACGGTTTGCTAGTACCTGATGAAACCTTACTTGACCCAAAATTAAGAAAAGCGATAAACGATGCTTGGGAAAATCCAGAAAAAGAAAATGCTGTTGCTGATTTATGGGAAGAGATTATTCCTGGGGTATATTCTGCTCAGTTTTTTGATTTAGAACGTCTAGCTGATTTTCGAAAATATCTGGAAGCTACGGTAAATTCTGAAATTCCCAGACGTGCACCTTATGGCATTCAGTTGAATCGTTATGGCGTTATGTTAGACCCACGTTCAGAAGGGCACCTTGCTGCACCTAATTTTCAGGCTTTTTATAACGAAATCATGGATCGTTATATGCGTCCGATCGCCCGTTTATTACTAGGTACTTATGGCTACGATAACCAAACCTTTGGTTTTTCTATTCAGTATAACCCAGATAAAGATAAAGATTTGCATGCCCATACGGATGCTTCTGCAGCTACCTTGAATATCAACATAAACGTACTTGAAGAAAAATTTACAGGTTCACAAGTCGATTTTCATGATCGATCAACTGGTAAAGTGGTTCAAACTATCTTTGAACCCGGTAAGGCAATAATTCATACTGGCAAAGTACCTCATGCTACCCACCCAATTACAAGTGGACAACGTAGTAACTTGGTTGTATGGCTTTACGGAGATCGTATGCAAATACCACGAGGGAGTGCAAGTAGTTATGGTAGTGTTGATAATTCAACATCAAAAGTTGTTGTAGCAGAAAATATTACGGCTCGCGAGCGTTGGAGTTTACCAGAAGGTCCCAAAGATACCTTTGCACCCTTTTAA
- a CDS encoding alpha-ketoglutarate-dependent dioxygenase AlkB — translation MDLFSQTELFSTDEVRKTEFDLPGADIVLFENFFSIEESNKLFNNLLKNTPWQQEQITIHGKDVDYPRLTAWFGDVTKDIKYTNTESKMHLWTNDLLFIKERIEKEVNVTFTRCLLNYYRDGNDSVDWHQDYKGDQRKNTIIASVTFGATRPFQLKHATRKDLKRLAIPLTHGSLLLMQGATQDNWKHKVPKTAKQIQPRINLTFRWVG, via the coding sequence ATGGATTTATTTAGTCAAACAGAACTTTTTTCAACAGATGAAGTCCGTAAAACGGAATTTGATTTACCAGGAGCGGATATTGTTTTATTTGAGAATTTTTTCAGCATAGAAGAAAGTAACAAACTGTTTAATAATTTATTAAAAAATACGCCTTGGCAACAAGAACAAATTACCATTCACGGGAAAGATGTAGATTACCCTAGATTGACCGCTTGGTTTGGAGATGTTACGAAGGATATTAAATATACGAACACGGAAAGTAAAATGCATCTGTGGACCAATGATTTACTTTTTATTAAAGAGCGAATAGAGAAGGAGGTTAATGTAACTTTTACGCGTTGCTTACTTAATTATTATAGAGATGGCAATGACAGTGTAGACTGGCATCAAGATTATAAAGGAGATCAACGAAAAAATACAATTATTGCTTCGGTCACTTTTGGAGCAACAAGACCTTTTCAACTAAAACATGCCACACGAAAGGATTTAAAACGATTAGCTATTCCGTTAACTCATGGTAGCCTACTTTTAATGCAAGGTGCTACACAAGATAATTGGAAGCATAAAGTACCAAAAACGGCAAAACAAATTCAACCTAGAATCAACTTGACTTTTAGATGGGTTGGATAA
- a CDS encoding zinc-binding alcohol dehydrogenase family protein, translated as MKAIGYKENLPIEDVKSLQDIEIDTSKVTGRDILVEIKAISVNPVDYKVRAGMPVEGDDWKIIGWDATGVIKEVGEDVTLFKVGDEVWYAGDFTRQGSYAQYQIVDERIVGRKPSSLSYAEAAALPLTTLTAYELLFDRLQVAKDDAAKSILVIGAAGGVGSILVQLAKKLTKLNIIGTASRPETTDWLKNLGADTVINHRNKLSEEFEKYKLPAPDYVVSLNATEQHADEIVKVIKPQGKFGFIDDPKTFNVMPFKSKAVSTHIEFMFTRSMFQTEDMVEQHNILNEVSKLIDNGTIKTTLGENFGIINAENLRKAHAFLETGKAKGKIVLEGF; from the coding sequence ATGAAAGCAATAGGATACAAAGAAAATCTTCCAATAGAAGATGTAAAATCTCTACAAGACATTGAAATAGATACTTCAAAGGTAACAGGGAGAGATATTTTAGTAGAGATCAAGGCAATATCGGTGAATCCGGTCGATTATAAAGTAAGAGCAGGGATGCCTGTAGAAGGCGATGATTGGAAAATCATTGGTTGGGATGCTACTGGGGTTATAAAAGAAGTTGGAGAAGATGTTACGCTTTTTAAAGTGGGTGACGAAGTTTGGTATGCGGGCGATTTCACAAGACAAGGAAGTTATGCGCAGTATCAAATTGTTGATGAGCGTATTGTGGGCAGGAAACCATCTAGCTTATCGTATGCGGAAGCAGCCGCATTACCGCTAACCACACTTACAGCTTATGAACTATTGTTTGATAGGTTGCAAGTTGCCAAGGATGATGCTGCTAAATCTATTTTAGTGATTGGTGCTGCTGGTGGTGTGGGTTCTATTTTGGTGCAATTAGCCAAGAAGCTTACAAAACTGAACATTATAGGAACGGCTTCTCGTCCTGAAACTACAGATTGGTTAAAAAATTTAGGAGCAGATACCGTGATCAATCACAGAAATAAATTGAGTGAAGAATTTGAGAAATACAAGTTACCAGCTCCTGATTACGTGGTGAGTTTAAATGCTACCGAGCAACATGCAGACGAGATTGTAAAAGTCATTAAACCACAAGGGAAATTTGGTTTTATAGACGATCCAAAAACGTTTAATGTGATGCCTTTTAAAAGTAAAGCTGTGTCTACACATATCGAATTTATGTTTACGCGCTCTATGTTCCAAACGGAAGATATGGTAGAACAACACAACATCTTAAATGAAGTTTCTAAATTGATAGACAACGGAACTATTAAAACCACTTTAGGAGAAAACTTTGGGATTATTAATGCAGAAAACCTTAGAAAAGCTCATGCTTTTTTAGAAACAGGAAAAGCAAAAGGTAAAATTGTTTTAGAAGGATTCTAG